Proteins from a genomic interval of Oncorhynchus clarkii lewisi isolate Uvic-CL-2024 chromosome 13, UVic_Ocla_1.0, whole genome shotgun sequence:
- the LOC139424478 gene encoding UPF0193 protein EVG1-like produces MMETSSRDQAGGGLWNCPRRTQYSKEIQDMLKLMMQESRLTNFQQRQLNDKLKKGSALPLTCNPTSSAPPSLPKPKVLKNSTNRTPAKPLRRTADNCSSGDNYTRDRFRPSATRDLEKEKRRLQNILATGQEEPRPSRPRNISLDQGPEEERDRFQEVLDEIEERKEFLEEMTALGKGKQYRNIINTEISQKIRELEVIDKARSAELRTIMPEKKTE; encoded by the exons ATG ATGGAGACATCTTCTCGTGATCAAGCTGGTGGAGGTCTGTGGAACTGTCCTAGAAGGACCCAGTACAGCAAGGAGATTCAGGACATGCTGAAAT TAATGATGCAAGAGTCGAGACTCACCAACTTCCAGCAAAGGCAGCTCAATGACAAACTTAAGA AGGGATCAGCTTTGCCATTGACCTGCAACCCCACATCATCGGCTCCTCCCTCACTGCCCAAACCCAAAGTCTTAAAAAATAGCACAAACCGAACTCCAGCCAAGCCCCTGAGGCGCACCGCTGACAATTGTAGTTCTGGGGACAACTACACCAGAGATAGGTTCCGCCCCAGTGCCACAC GAGAtttagagaaggagaagaggaggctcCAGAACATTCTAGCTACGGGGCAGGAGGAACCCAGACCCAGTCGTCCCAGGAACATTTCCCTGGACCAGGgcccagaggaggagagggaccgCTTCCAGGAGG TTTTGGATGAGATTGAGGAGAGGAAAGAGTTTCTGGAGGAGATGACAGCCCTGGGGAAAGGGAAGCAGTATCGCAACATCATCAACACAGAGATCTCACAG AAAATCCGCGAGCTGGAGGTGATTGACAAGGCCCGCAGTGCAGAGCTGAGGACCATTATgccagagaagaagactgagtgA